The sequence AATTGTGCGATGAAGTTTTTGGAGAAGAAAATTTCATTGGAGAATTACCAAGAGTTACTAAAAGAGGTGGCAAATCAAGCGAACACTTTGCAAAAAATAACGATTACGTTATTTGTTATCAAAAGTCGGAAGAAAGTCAATTAAATTCTTTTGAACACATTGACGATGGATTTAAGTATGAAGATGAATGGGTTGAAGAAAGAGGAATTTATAAACTCAACCAAACTTTAGACTATGGCTCTATACAGTATTCTCCATCTTTAGATTATGAAATTGAAATAGACGGTGTAATTTATAGACCGGGCGGAGTTTCAAAAGAAGAAATGGAAGCAAGAAAGTTGCGAAATCCAAAAAGTGATTTTTGTTGGCGTTGGTCAAAAGAATTGTTTGATTTTGGATATACAAACGGATTTATTGTTGTCAAAGAAAATGGCTCAAACCGTATTTACACAAAAACATATCAAAATGCAACGATTGAAAAAGGAGAACAAGGATATTATATTGATTACAAACAAAGAACAAAATCAATAAGCAGTCTTGATTTGTTAGAAAATGAATTTTCTAATGACAATTCTAAAAAAGATTTAGTCGGCATTTTAGATGAAGCTGTTTTTGAGTATTCTAAACCTGTTTCATTGGTTAAAAAACTGGCATTGCTTGGCACAAGTGATAACGATATTTTTTTAGACTTCTTTGCAGGTTCAGGAACAACAGGACAAGCAATATTAGAACTAAATAAAAAAGAGCAAGACAACAGAAAATTTATTTTAGTTCAAATCCCAGAAGCCACTAATGAAAGTAATGAAGCCCACAAAGCAGGTTACAAAAAAATCAGCGATATTACTATTGAACGGAATAAACGAGTAGTTAGAAAACTGATTGAAGAAAAGAAAAAAGAGCAACCTGATTTGTTTACTAACGGACATAAAGAAGAAGCGTTAAAAGGTTTAGGCTTCAAAGTTTTCAAATTGGTAAAATCAAATTTCCCAAGAGTAGAATTTGCACCTGACCCTGAAAAAACAACGGAAGAAAACATTGAGTTCTTGAATAAATACATTGCCGAAAAGGAAGCACAGCTCACTTCTTTATTCAATCGTGATGAATTGGTAACAGAAATTCTGTTGAAAAACGGCTTTACACTCAATTACACTTTGACAAAGAAAGATGAGTTTACAAAAAACGAAATCCTATTTGCAACAGACGGAGAAAAGGAAACATTACTTTGTTTGGACAGCGTTTTGGATATGGACACCGTTGAGCATTTTAAAACTCATACTGATAAAAAATTCATTTGCCTTGAAAGAGCGTTAGACACCACAAAAAAATGGAATTTAAAGCATTATTTGGGCGAGAAATTTAAGGCGTTTTAAAAATGGAAGAAAGAACATTACAAGACTTATCCGAAGTAATTCAAAGCTCAAACATCAACTTTTTGTTTGGTGCAGGAACTTCTACGCCTTTTCTTCCGTTGCTTGGCAATATTGAAAAGAAATTAAACGAAGCACAAAACGAAACAGAACGAGAAACGCAATACAAAGAGTATTTCAGTAAAGTAATGTTGCCTAACAAAAAGGTAATTGACAATTCTGTTTCAACTACTGAATACGAACAAACAAAGGGAAACTATGACGACTTTTTTCTTGCTTTGTCAGAAGTTATTTTACAACGTAAAAGCACCATTTTGAGTAAGCAAGTCAATTTGTTTACAACCAATATTGACGTGCTAATGGAAACTTCGCTTGAACGACTTTTTATTGAATACAATGACGGATTTTCGGGAAAATTTAATCCAACTTTCAGTTCAGCACATTTCAAAAAATCAATTCAGCAAAGAAGTTTGCACTTTGACCACGTTTCTGAAATTCCTGTTTTCAATATTATCAAAATTCACGGCTCAACAACTTGGCAACAAGTAGGAGACAAAATAACGTTTGCTCATTCATTAAATCACATTGACGAAGCAACGGCAAATAAAACAGGAAGCGAATTTTTAGAGCAATACAAGAAAATACTTGTTGTAAATCCCGAAGAATCTAAACACTTGGAAAGTGTTTTAAATCTCTATTACTACGAGTTGCTAAGAATGTATTCAAGCGAATTGGAAAAAGAAAATGCAACTTTATTTGTTGTTGGTTTTTCAATGGACGACAAGCATATTCAAGAAATTACTTTGAGAGCAGCGAAAGCAAATCCTACACTTAGAATATTTGTTTGTTGTTCGCAAGGTTCAAAAGAAAAAATGCAAACAAAATTGGAAGTGATACAACACCCGAACATACAAATTTTGACACCCGACAGCGAAACAGAAAAATTTACGCTTGACTGTTTTACAAAAAACATTCTAAAAAAAGTTGTAGAAAAAAAGAGTAGTAAAAATGCAGAGCCAGAAAAGTAATACAAGTGAAACGCTGTTAAAGGAATCTATCTTTATTATTGGCACAGTTTCTTCCGTTGAAGGCAGAAAAATTAAAGTCAAGGTAAAAAAGGATAAGAATTTATCGCATTTGTCGTATCGTGGCAGAACGATAAAAAATGTTTCGGTTGGCAGTTACATAAAAATCACAAAAGGTTTCATTGAAATTATCGGAAAGGTTGAAGGCGAATACATCAAAGAAGAAACCGTTTACAACAAAGAATATAAAAAAGACGAGCTAAAAATTTCCCGATTTTTAGAAGTTTCACTGTTTGGGCATTTTGACAGAAAAGAGGATAAATTTAAACAAGGCATCAAAGAAATGCCGCTGATAGATAACGAATGTTATTTACTTGACAGAGAGGAGTTCAATAAACTACATCGTTTCTTTAATGATGAACGAACCATAAAAATTGGTGTATTAACCGAAGAACCATCACAAGAAATAAAACTTAGCATAAAGAAACTTTTTGCAAGTCATATCGGAATTTTTGGAAACACAGGAAGCGGTAAATCAAATACACTTGCAAGAATATTTTCGGAATTGTTTAGTGCCAATGCAGAAAGTAAAAATTTCAAGAACAATGCACGTTTTGTAATAATTGACTTTAATGGAGAATATACCAAAGATGATTTGATTACGAAAAGTAAGAAATCATACAACCTTACAACCCGAAATGCAGACGGAGATAAATATCCAATCAAACAATCAAATATTGAACGACTTGAAATAATATCGGTTTTGTTGGAAGCCACAGAGAAAACACAAAAACCATTTTTGAGTAGAGCAATCAAAGCTGATTATTTAGATGATGATTTTGAGAATAGGTCAAAAGAAAATCTTTCAAAAATGGTTAGAACTATTTCTCAAAAGGCTGACCCTAATCTTGGACTTGCAATATTTTCAGAATTATTTAATCACTTAAAACAAGTAGTGTCAAGTGGGCAAGACATCATTTCGGGAATTTTAAACCAAATTAGCTCAGGCGATTTCAAGTATTTTTCAAACAGCAATACTCATTCATATCATATCGGAGAACATTGGTCAAATAATAATTTTGAGAATTTTATTACTGCTGCTTTTCCAAACTTAGACAACATTGTTATTGACGCATCAAATCTTGGAAAGTTAAAATTCAAAATTATTTCTCAATACTATCACGAAATAATCAACGGCTATTCAAATCAAGAACATATTCGCCCTTTAATTGGACGAATGTTCAAAAAGTTTGAAATGCTTGAAAAACTTATTTCAGTAGAAGACAACAATTCAACAAATAGTAATTTGGAAGTTGTAAATCTCAAAGATGTAAACTTAGAGATGAAAAAAACGCTTCCGCTGATTATCGTTAAACAATTATACGATGAACACAAAGACGGTGGCGAGTTTGAAAGAAAATCGCTACACATTGTTGTAGATGAAGCCCACAACATACTTTCATCTTCATCAGAAAGAGAGAGCGAAACGTGGAAAGATTATCGCCTTGAAACTTTTGAAGAAATAATCAAAGAAGGCAGAAAATTCAGCACATTTTTGACAGTCGCAAGCCAAAGACCGTATGACATTTCGCCAACAATTATTTCGCAATTACACAACTATTTTATTCATCGCTTAATTAACGACCTTGACATAAAAGCCATTGAAAAAACCGTTGCCTACTTGGACAAACTTTCGTTTGAATCAATTCCTGTTTTGTCGGTAGGTAGTTGTTTTATTGCAGGACTTGCTTCGGACATTCCTGTAAAAGTGGACATTGACTTATTAGAAATTGAAAGACAACCAAAAAGTGAAACTATTGATTTAGAAAAAGCGTGGAACGGAAAACCAAACACACAAGCGTAAGCACATTTGCAATTCACACAAGCCAACGCACAGACCAAAAATTGCAAAAGAGCTTCCGCTTTTCCCAACAGAAAAATTATTTTTAAAATCCCTTCCCTTCTAAAATTTTTAAAACCACAACCGCACAGCCGACACGACAGCGAAACTCACGACAGAAAATGACTTGACAACACGAACGACAGAACGCCAGCCTGTAACAAGGGTTTTGTGAAATGGCGGGTAAACGGCTTCGATTGAAACTTTTGTACTATCTTTGAGGTCGGTGCTTCTATTGAAAGTTAGTGCAAATAATCCGCCACTTCACAAAGCCCTAAACCGTTGAGCGACATTACGCCTGCGGCGTAGTTTTGTTCTTCGTGTTTTGCTGCGCAAACACTCCCATCCAAAACAAATGTCGCTCAACGCAGCGCTTGACCTAATTTTGTCTAAGATACGCCTGGGCTTTGCGCCGGCTGCGGCTCGCACCGCTCGCCGTTCCGGCTAACGTCGCCCAACAAAACACTTGACAAAATTAGATCCCAAGAAAAAAAACACCGGAATACCAAAATAAATTTTGGTCTTCTCTTTTTTTTCTCGGAACTTCGTCAAGCGCTGCGTTGAGCGACATTACGCCTGCGGCGTAGTTTTGTTCTTCGTGTTTTGCTGCGCAAACACTCCCATCCAAAACAAATGTCGCTCAACGCAGCGCTTGACCTNNNNNNNNNNNNNNNNNNNNNNNNNNNNNNNNNNNNNNNNNNNNNNNNNNNNNNNNNNNNNNNNNNNNNNNNNNNNNNNNNNNNNNNNNNNNNNNNNNNNNNNNNNNNNNNNNNNNNNNNNNNNNNNNNNNNNNTTTTGGTCTTCTCTTTTTTTTCTCGGAACTTCGTCAAGCGCTGCGTTGGCAGCAAGCATTGAAAACCGACCGCAGAATACAAACCGACAAATATGGAACATTTTAATTGGACAACATTTACAAAAAGAATTGCAGTTAAATCTACAATTTCAGACATCTACAATGCTTGGACAAAGGCAGTAGAAATAGAAAAATGGTTTTTAAGCAAAGCTGTGTATTTTGACACAGATAATAAAACTGTTTCTGCTACCGAAAACATCAAAAGCGGACAGACTTACGAATGGAGTTGGTATGCCCAAGACTTTACGGAAACGGGAAAAATCATTCATACCAATGAAAAAGACTTTATTCAGTTCTTATTTGCAGGAGAATGTATTGTTGAAGTAAAGCTGAGTGAAAAAGACGGCTTCGTAATCGTTGAGCTTACACAAAGCAATATCCCGACAGACGACAATTCAAAGCAGAATATTCGTCTGGGGTGTGATTCGGGTTGGTCATTTTACCTTGTAAATTTAAAATCCGTATATGAAGGAGGGTTGGATTTAAGAAATAAAAACACTGATTTTAAAGCAATGGTCAACAATTAGCATAGCAATGGAACAAAATAAATTTATCTATCGTCCAACTTATTTCATAAATAATTCGTCTATACAAACAGGAAACTAAATAGAAATGACAGCAAACATTGAATCCAAAACCCTTGCTAACACGCTCAATAACGCAAGACAATTAACTCAATTCTACCTGCATCATACAAAAGACGTTGATGTTGAAAAACAATTTTCAATAGATAACTTTACAACTAATAATATACATTTAGTATGCCACCTTGCTTGGGCAGAAAACTTTTTGATTTTAAATGGCGTTGGAGGCAAGGGAATAAAAAAGGAATGGCTACAAAATTTTCAAATAGGTTCTGATTATCCTGACGCTTCCAAATTCCCTGCATACAGCGAATCCCTTGAAACCTTTGATGAAATTCATAAACAGAGTTTAGAACTATTAAACAATTTACCTGATAAAGAACTGGATAATAAAAATAATGTCGGGCTACAATTCAGTATTGGCGATTCTAAACGAATAATCATCAATCATTGTATCAGACACGAAGGGGTACATTGCGGACATTTAGGCTGGCTGCTAAGAATGCACGGAAAGAAAATCATTTAATAATTCCAATCAACAATGAAGAAGCCATTAATAATATTGATTTTATTCTTTCTAAGTATTCAGACATACGGACAAGTCAGCAATAAAAATAAATCTAAAAAGAAAGACGACTTTATTAAACAAACTGAACAAATTAATGCTCTGCTTAAATACTATCAAACGCTATCTCCGTTTTCTGACACTGAAAACAACTTTGAACTCATAGATTCACTAAGTAACGAAATCACAATCCATTTGTTAAAAGTATTGAACGACAAACGAATTTTAAACTATCAAATTGAAACTCTTTTTACGGAAGAAGAACTGATGCTTTCAAAATCCGATGA comes from Bacteroidia bacterium and encodes:
- a CDS encoding site-specific DNA-methyltransferase; its protein translation is MKLLSTAYREQVKCIYIDPPYNTGKDFVYSDNYSQDKKAYWEDAGVLEEGLKIDTNAETDGRYHSNWLNMMYSRLLIARQLLREDGVIFISIDDNEVHHLRKLCDEVFGEENFIGELPRVTKRGGKSSEHFAKNNDYVICYQKSEESQLNSFEHIDDGFKYEDEWVEERGIYKLNQTLDYGSIQYSPSLDYEIEIDGVIYRPGGVSKEEMEARKLRNPKSDFCWRWSKELFDFGYTNGFIVVKENGSNRIYTKTYQNATIEKGEQGYYIDYKQRTKSISSLDLLENEFSNDNSKKDLVGILDEAVFEYSKPVSLVKKLALLGTSDNDIFLDFFAGSGTTGQAILELNKKEQDNRKFILVQIPEATNESNEAHKAGYKKISDITIERNKRVVRKLIEEKKKEQPDLFTNGHKEEALKGLGFKVFKLVKSNFPRVEFAPDPEKTTEENIEFLNKYIAEKEAQLTSLFNRDELVTEILLKNGFTLNYTLTKKDEFTKNEILFATDGEKETLLCLDSVLDMDTVEHFKTHTDKKFICLERALDTTKKWNLKHYLGEKFKAF
- a CDS encoding SIR2 family protein, which produces MEERTLQDLSEVIQSSNINFLFGAGTSTPFLPLLGNIEKKLNEAQNETERETQYKEYFSKVMLPNKKVIDNSVSTTEYEQTKGNYDDFFLALSEVILQRKSTILSKQVNLFTTNIDVLMETSLERLFIEYNDGFSGKFNPTFSSAHFKKSIQQRSLHFDHVSEIPVFNIIKIHGSTTWQQVGDKITFAHSLNHIDEATANKTGSEFLEQYKKILVVNPEESKHLESVLNLYYYELLRMYSSELEKENATLFVVGFSMDDKHIQEITLRAAKANPTLRIFVCCSQGSKEKMQTKLEVIQHPNIQILTPDSETEKFTLDCFTKNILKKVVEKKSSKNAEPEK
- a CDS encoding ATP-binding protein; translation: MQSQKSNTSETLLKESIFIIGTVSSVEGRKIKVKVKKDKNLSHLSYRGRTIKNVSVGSYIKITKGFIEIIGKVEGEYIKEETVYNKEYKKDELKISRFLEVSLFGHFDRKEDKFKQGIKEMPLIDNECYLLDREEFNKLHRFFNDERTIKIGVLTEEPSQEIKLSIKKLFASHIGIFGNTGSGKSNTLARIFSELFSANAESKNFKNNARFVIIDFNGEYTKDDLITKSKKSYNLTTRNADGDKYPIKQSNIERLEIISVLLEATEKTQKPFLSRAIKADYLDDDFENRSKENLSKMVRTISQKADPNLGLAIFSELFNHLKQVVSSGQDIISGILNQISSGDFKYFSNSNTHSYHIGEHWSNNNFENFITAAFPNLDNIVIDASNLGKLKFKIISQYYHEIINGYSNQEHIRPLIGRMFKKFEMLEKLISVEDNNSTNSNLEVVNLKDVNLEMKKTLPLIIVKQLYDEHKDGGEFERKSLHIVVDEAHNILSSSSERESETWKDYRLETFEEIIKEGRKFSTFLTVASQRPYDISPTIISQLHNYFIHRLINDLDIKAIEKTVAYLDKLSFESIPVLSVGSCFIAGLASDIPVKVDIDLLEIERQPKSETIDLEKAWNGKPNTQA
- a CDS encoding SRPBCC domain-containing protein, with amino-acid sequence MEHFNWTTFTKRIAVKSTISDIYNAWTKAVEIEKWFLSKAVYFDTDNKTVSATENIKSGQTYEWSWYAQDFTETGKIIHTNEKDFIQFLFAGECIVEVKLSEKDGFVIVELTQSNIPTDDNSKQNIRLGCDSGWSFYLVNLKSVYEGGLDLRNKNTDFKAMVNN
- a CDS encoding DinB family protein, whose translation is MTANIESKTLANTLNNARQLTQFYLHHTKDVDVEKQFSIDNFTTNNIHLVCHLAWAENFLILNGVGGKGIKKEWLQNFQIGSDYPDASKFPAYSESLETFDEIHKQSLELLNNLPDKELDNKNNVGLQFSIGDSKRIIINHCIRHEGVHCGHLGWLLRMHGKKII